One region of Microbacterium sp. M28 genomic DNA includes:
- the glmM gene encoding phosphoglucosamine mutase: MALFGTDGVRGLANGILTADLALSLAQATAVVLGQGRTAEARKAEGKRLTAVVARDPRVSGEFLAAAVSAGLASSGVDVLDAGVIPTPALAFLVADRDADFGVMVSASHNPAPDNGIKIFARGGVKLPDVVEQRIEAAMTGEKLLPTGASVGRIQRFSDAEDRYVVHLLGSLPNRLEGLHVVLDCANGAAAGVSPETFRDAGAEVTVIGADPDGMNINDGVGSTHLDQLAEAVVRLGADVGIAHDGDADRCLAVDADGNAIDGDQIMAILAIAMKARGHLTDDTLVATVMSNLGLHVAMREHGITVRQTAVGDRYVLEDMNANGYALGGEQSGHVIMSEFATTGDGLLTGLHLVAEMARQKKTLAELASVMTVYPQVLINVRDVDKDRVADDEGVQDAVRAVEQALGDTGRVLLRKSGTEALVRVMVEAPDAESAQRHAEHLADVVRERLSI, translated from the coding sequence ATGGCACTGTTCGGCACGGACGGCGTGCGAGGTCTTGCCAACGGCATCCTCACCGCCGACCTGGCGCTCTCCCTGGCCCAGGCGACTGCAGTCGTCCTGGGCCAGGGTCGTACTGCGGAGGCACGCAAGGCGGAAGGCAAGCGGCTCACCGCCGTCGTCGCCCGTGATCCTCGTGTCTCCGGAGAGTTCCTGGCCGCCGCGGTCTCCGCCGGCCTCGCCTCCTCCGGCGTCGATGTCCTCGACGCCGGGGTGATCCCGACTCCGGCTCTGGCGTTCCTCGTCGCCGACCGCGACGCCGATTTCGGTGTCATGGTGTCGGCGTCGCACAACCCCGCGCCCGACAACGGCATCAAGATCTTCGCCCGCGGCGGCGTGAAGCTGCCCGACGTCGTCGAGCAGCGCATCGAAGCGGCGATGACGGGCGAGAAGCTGCTGCCCACCGGCGCTTCGGTCGGCCGCATCCAGCGGTTCTCCGACGCCGAGGACCGCTACGTCGTGCACCTGCTCGGCTCGCTGCCGAACCGCCTCGAGGGCCTCCACGTCGTCCTCGACTGCGCGAACGGGGCGGCGGCCGGCGTGTCGCCGGAGACCTTCCGGGATGCCGGGGCCGAGGTCACCGTGATCGGCGCCGACCCCGACGGCATGAACATCAACGACGGTGTCGGATCGACGCATCTCGACCAGCTGGCCGAGGCCGTCGTCCGTCTCGGTGCGGATGTCGGCATCGCCCACGACGGCGACGCGGACCGCTGCCTCGCGGTGGACGCCGACGGCAATGCGATCGACGGCGACCAGATCATGGCCATCCTCGCGATCGCCATGAAGGCCCGTGGGCACCTCACCGACGACACGCTCGTCGCGACGGTCATGAGCAACCTCGGTCTGCACGTCGCCATGCGCGAGCACGGCATCACGGTGCGTCAGACCGCGGTCGGCGACCGGTACGTCCTCGAGGACATGAACGCGAACGGCTACGCCCTCGGCGGCGAGCAGTCCGGCCACGTCATCATGAGCGAGTTCGCCACGACCGGCGACGGCCTTCTCACTGGTCTGCACCTGGTCGCCGAGATGGCGCGCCAGAAGAAGACTCTCGCCGAGCTGGCGAGCGTCATGACGGTGTATCCGCAGGTGCTCATCAACGTCCGAGACGTCGACAAGGATCGCGTCGCAGACGACGAGGGCGTGCAGGACGCGGTCCGAGCCGTCGAGCAGGCGCTCGGTGACACCGGGCGCGTGCTGCTGCGGAAGTCGGGTACCGAGGCGCTCGTGCGCGTCATGGTCGAGGCGCCGGATGCCGAGTCGGCGCAGCGTCACGCAGAGCACCTGGCGGACGTCGTCCGCGAACGTCTGTCGATCTGA
- a CDS encoding VanZ family protein, translating into MPASRPSIITVTARVLIVPYVIGLALIVFLPASVASRATGIAFRIARFVSDLTGISLSTSDTIFEFLANIALFVPLGVLLAAGWPRLRPWVIILVGYSASATIELTQTLLPSRVPTISDVVANTLGTIVGCLVVRTVLTTSRERARRTPVPERAGGDHREAVGAPR; encoded by the coding sequence ATGCCGGCATCCCGTCCCTCGATCATCACCGTCACCGCACGCGTGCTGATCGTCCCCTATGTGATCGGGCTGGCCCTGATCGTGTTCCTGCCTGCGTCCGTCGCGTCCCGCGCGACGGGTATCGCGTTCCGCATCGCACGGTTCGTCTCGGACCTCACGGGCATCTCGCTCTCGACCAGCGACACGATCTTCGAGTTCCTGGCGAACATCGCCCTGTTCGTGCCGCTCGGAGTCCTGCTGGCGGCCGGCTGGCCGCGCCTGCGGCCCTGGGTGATCATCCTTGTGGGCTATTCGGCGAGCGCGACGATCGAGCTCACGCAGACGCTGCTGCCCAGCCGAGTCCCGACGATCTCGGATGTCGTGGCGAACACGTTGGGGACGATCGTCGGATGCTTGGTGGTGCGGACGGTACTGACGACGTCGCGGGAGCGCGCGCGACGAACGCCCGTTCCGGAGCGCGCAGGCGGCGACCACCGGGAAGCCGTCGGCGCGCCGCGCTGA
- a CDS encoding ABC transporter permease: MTTTTLTETMVTQLDDVENPSRRRRRRRDRQQAGGRKSYGMFLVILPFIILAFLFSYFPLYGWIYSLYDYKPALGLSGSEFVGLQWFQMLVSSPTQVAQISQVMANTLAISFLGIATSVLPLAFAIFLNEIRAPWFRNAVQTLTTLPNFISWVLVYMIAFSLFSSSGLVNNVLGDWGLITAPIKFLDTDQNVWLTMTLWSIWKGLGWGAIIYLAAIAGIDQSLYESAEIDGAGRFQKMWYITIPQLMPTYLVLLLLSIANLLNNGMEQYYVFQNAFNKEWIQVLDLYVYNIGMTGNSLSMATAIGMLKSIVSVILLFTVNAIAKRVRGESIV, encoded by the coding sequence ATGACGACCACGACCCTGACCGAGACGATGGTCACGCAGCTCGACGACGTCGAGAACCCGTCGCGCAGGCGACGCCGTCGCCGCGACCGGCAGCAGGCAGGCGGGCGCAAGTCCTACGGGATGTTCCTCGTCATCCTGCCGTTCATCATCCTGGCCTTCCTGTTCTCGTACTTCCCGTTGTACGGCTGGATCTACTCGCTGTACGACTACAAGCCGGCGCTCGGCCTGTCCGGATCCGAGTTCGTCGGACTCCAGTGGTTCCAGATGCTGGTGAGCTCGCCGACGCAGGTCGCGCAGATCTCCCAGGTCATGGCGAACACGCTGGCCATCAGCTTCCTCGGCATCGCCACCAGCGTGCTGCCGCTGGCCTTCGCGATCTTCCTCAACGAGATCCGGGCGCCCTGGTTCCGCAACGCCGTGCAGACCCTGACGACACTGCCGAACTTCATCTCCTGGGTGCTGGTCTACATGATCGCGTTCTCGCTGTTCTCCAGCTCCGGCCTGGTGAACAACGTCCTGGGGGACTGGGGTCTGATCACCGCCCCGATCAAGTTCCTCGACACCGACCAGAACGTCTGGCTCACCATGACGCTCTGGAGCATCTGGAAGGGCCTCGGCTGGGGCGCGATCATCTACCTCGCCGCGATCGCCGGCATCGACCAGTCGCTGTATGAGTCCGCCGAGATCGACGGAGCCGGCCGCTTCCAGAAGATGTGGTACATCACGATCCCGCAGCTCATGCCGACCTACCTCGTGCTGCTGCTGCTGTCGATCGCGAACCTCCTGAACAACGGGATGGAGCAGTACTACGTGTTCCAGAACGCGTTCAACAAGGAGTGGATCCAGGTCCTCGATCTGTACGTCTACAACATCGGCATGACGGGCAACAGTCTGTCGATGGCGACCGCGATCGGGATGCTGAAGAGCATCGTCTCGGTCATCCTCCTGTTCACCGTCAACGCCATCGCCAAGCGCGTGCGCGGCGAATCGATCGTCTGA
- a CDS encoding Ppx/GppA phosphatase family protein encodes MRLGVIDIGSNTVHLLAADVRPGGRPLATTSDRTVVRLMRYLTTDGSISEEGVRALEDAVRRARTVAASENVDALLATATSAVREATNGDEVIARIETALGQPLQVLDGETEAELTFLAVRRWFGWSAGQLLLLDIGGGSLEIAAGSDEIPDAAASVPLGAGRTTIEFLPEDPPGEDAVERLRTHAVAVLSEVTPTFAALPRPDHVVGSSKAIRSLARLVGYPVPGWSGIDRMLLPREELGSWIPRLARLPASARQELPGITPDRTFQIVGAAVSLHTAMRMLNVKELEVSPWALREGVLLRYIESMSWNGAGI; translated from the coding sequence GTGCGCTTGGGAGTCATCGACATCGGGTCGAACACCGTCCATCTGCTGGCCGCCGATGTCCGCCCGGGTGGTCGGCCTCTGGCGACCACGAGCGATCGCACGGTCGTGCGCCTGATGCGCTACCTGACCACGGACGGCTCGATCTCGGAGGAGGGCGTGCGCGCCCTCGAGGATGCGGTCAGGCGGGCGCGGACCGTCGCGGCTTCCGAGAACGTCGATGCCCTGCTCGCGACGGCGACCAGCGCGGTCCGCGAGGCGACGAACGGCGACGAGGTCATCGCCCGCATCGAGACGGCACTCGGCCAGCCCCTGCAGGTACTGGACGGCGAGACCGAGGCGGAGCTGACGTTCCTCGCCGTCCGCCGGTGGTTCGGCTGGTCGGCCGGGCAGCTGCTGCTGCTCGACATCGGGGGCGGGTCGCTGGAGATCGCGGCCGGGTCGGACGAGATCCCGGATGCCGCGGCATCCGTCCCGCTCGGCGCAGGCCGAACGACGATCGAGTTCCTGCCGGAGGATCCGCCGGGCGAGGATGCCGTCGAGCGGCTGCGCACGCACGCCGTCGCGGTGCTGTCCGAGGTCACTCCCACATTCGCCGCGCTCCCCCGCCCCGATCACGTCGTCGGCTCGTCGAAGGCCATCCGCTCCCTCGCCCGACTTGTCGGCTATCCCGTGCCCGGATGGTCCGGCATCGATCGGATGCTGCTGCCCCGCGAGGAGCTGGGGTCGTGGATCCCGCGCCTCGCGCGCCTGCCCGCGTCCGCACGGCAGGAGCTGCCGGGCATCACGCCGGATCGCACCTTCCAGATCGTCGGCGCCGCCGTTTCTCTGCACACCGCGATGCGGATGCTGAACGTGAAGGAGCTCGAGGTGTCGCCGTGGGCGCTGCGCGAGGGCGTGCTGCTGCGGTACATCGAATCGATGAGCTGGAACGGCGCCGGCATCTGA
- a CDS encoding LacI family DNA-binding transcriptional regulator → MVTIAEVARAAGVSISTVSYVMSGKRTISQETRDRVEQAIADLKYSPHASARSLASRSTNVIGLQAPLRSGVDVHVVMEIVAGVVREARANQYDILLLTSDDAAGLSRAARASMVDALLVMDIESDDPRIAALEDLPTPSVLIGLPAGADGIACVDFDFEAAGRLAATRLTELGHTHVALIGAPAEVIARHTSYVDRLNRGFLAAAAELGLDATVHACPSSQESVTTVEEILTEHPEVTGILFHNEGALPYVAGHLDTGPDGRDLDVIALCPADIARTVPSLTDSIDVPAEELGASATRAILGLLEGRDQPPVQLLAPRLESTADAAASISAP, encoded by the coding sequence ATGGTGACGATCGCCGAGGTCGCACGCGCAGCCGGTGTGTCGATATCCACCGTGTCCTATGTGATGAGCGGCAAACGGACCATCTCGCAGGAGACGAGGGATCGCGTCGAGCAGGCCATCGCCGACCTGAAGTACAGCCCGCATGCCAGCGCGCGCTCACTCGCCTCCCGCTCGACGAACGTCATCGGCCTGCAGGCACCGCTGCGTTCCGGCGTCGACGTGCACGTGGTGATGGAGATCGTCGCCGGTGTCGTCCGAGAAGCCCGCGCCAACCAGTACGACATCCTGCTGCTCACGAGCGATGATGCGGCTGGTCTCAGCCGCGCCGCGCGGGCTTCCATGGTCGATGCGCTCTTGGTCATGGACATCGAATCCGACGACCCGCGCATCGCCGCGCTCGAGGATCTCCCCACCCCCTCGGTGCTCATCGGACTCCCGGCCGGCGCCGACGGCATCGCGTGCGTGGACTTCGACTTCGAGGCGGCGGGTCGCCTGGCTGCCACGCGTCTCACCGAGCTCGGGCACACGCACGTCGCCCTGATCGGGGCTCCGGCGGAGGTCATCGCCCGGCACACATCGTACGTGGACCGCCTGAACCGCGGCTTCCTCGCCGCGGCGGCGGAGCTCGGGCTGGATGCCACCGTGCACGCCTGCCCGAGCAGTCAGGAGTCCGTGACGACGGTCGAGGAGATCCTGACCGAACACCCCGAGGTCACCGGCATCCTGTTCCACAACGAGGGGGCGCTGCCCTACGTGGCCGGACATCTCGACACCGGGCCCGATGGACGCGACCTGGATGTGATCGCCCTGTGCCCGGCCGACATCGCGCGGACGGTGCCGTCGCTGACGGACAGCATCGACGTGCCGGCCGAGGAGCTCGGCGCCAGCGCGACCCGCGCGATCCTGGGGCTGCTCGAGGGCCGGGACCAGCCGCCGGTCCAGCTGCTCGCTCCCCGGTTGGAATCGACAGCGGATGCCGCGGCATCCATCTCCGCGCCATGA
- a CDS encoding carbohydrate ABC transporter permease, which produces MTTLTAPPKRPVRPTGPRSRKPDAERHGGDVMFAIVNYTVFALLVVLCAYPFYYLIINSISANDVSALGDVRLWPIDVHLDNYKEVFQLNGLPLAAAVSIARTVIGTVFTVLASAFLGFMFTQKKMWARQFWYRFIIITMYFSAGLIPVFIIMKNLGLTNNFWVYVLPFIVQPFFIILVKTFVESMPESLQEAAELDGANIVQIFFKVYLPNMTPILATVAIFSAVAQWNSFQDTLIYITDQSLYTLQYLLYMFINQASSLAQAAQNAGGDLSGIVSAATSQTPTSIRMTVSVIVVLPIIFIYPLFQRFFVKGIMLGAVKG; this is translated from the coding sequence ATGACCACTCTGACCGCACCCCCCAAGCGCCCTGTCCGGCCGACCGGGCCGCGCAGCCGCAAGCCCGACGCCGAACGCCACGGCGGCGACGTGATGTTCGCGATCGTGAACTACACGGTGTTCGCCCTGCTCGTCGTGCTGTGCGCGTACCCGTTCTACTACCTGATCATCAACTCGATCAGCGCGAACGACGTCTCCGCGCTCGGCGACGTCCGGCTGTGGCCCATCGACGTGCACCTGGACAACTACAAAGAGGTCTTCCAGCTCAACGGCCTGCCGCTCGCGGCCGCGGTCAGCATCGCCCGCACGGTGATCGGAACGGTCTTCACCGTCCTGGCATCCGCTTTCCTCGGTTTCATGTTCACGCAGAAGAAGATGTGGGCCCGCCAGTTCTGGTACCGCTTCATCATCATCACGATGTACTTCTCGGCCGGCCTGATCCCGGTGTTCATCATCATGAAGAACCTCGGCCTGACCAACAACTTCTGGGTGTACGTGCTGCCCTTCATCGTGCAGCCGTTCTTCATCATCCTCGTGAAGACCTTCGTCGAGTCGATGCCCGAATCGTTGCAGGAGGCCGCAGAGCTGGACGGCGCGAACATCGTGCAGATCTTCTTCAAGGTGTACCTGCCGAACATGACGCCGATCCTCGCCACCGTCGCGATCTTCTCCGCGGTGGCTCAGTGGAACAGCTTCCAGGACACCCTGATCTACATCACGGACCAGAGCCTGTACACGCTGCAGTACCTGCTCTACATGTTCATCAACCAGGCTTCCAGCCTCGCCCAGGCCGCGCAGAACGCCGGCGGCGACCTGTCGGGCATCGTCTCGGCGGCGACGTCCCAGACCCCGACGTCCATCCGGATGACCGTGTCGGTGATCGTCGTCCTGCCGATCATCTTCATCTACCCCCTGTTCCAGCGCTTCTTCGTGAAGGGCATCATGCTGGGCGCCGTCAAGGGCTGA
- a CDS encoding acetylxylan esterase has product MALTDLSLEELETYRPDVAEPADFDAFWQRTITEARASATPPTLVAAETPVNRLIVEDLTFSGFGGDPIRAWVTRPDSEEPLPAVVEYIGYGGGRGIPGERLQWAASGYVHVLMDTRGQGSNWGSGGDTPDPHGSGSASTGFMTRGIEDPETYYYRRVFTDAVRAIDTVRELPFVRADRVSVTGGSQGGGISIAAAALHPDVFAVMPDVPFLCHFRRSVERTPEPPYVEIERYLAVHRGRIQQVFETLSYFDGVNFARRIHQPALFSAALMDGIVLPSSVYAAYNHLASTDTEIEAYLFNGHEGGQAAQWVRQARWLAERV; this is encoded by the coding sequence GTGGCACTGACAGATCTCTCCCTCGAGGAGCTCGAGACCTACCGCCCCGACGTGGCGGAACCCGCCGATTTCGATGCGTTCTGGCAGCGCACGATCACCGAGGCGCGTGCGTCCGCGACACCCCCGACCCTCGTCGCAGCCGAGACGCCGGTGAACCGTCTGATCGTGGAGGATCTGACCTTCAGCGGCTTCGGCGGCGACCCGATCCGCGCCTGGGTCACCCGCCCCGACTCCGAGGAGCCGTTGCCCGCGGTCGTCGAGTACATCGGATACGGCGGCGGCCGCGGCATCCCGGGCGAGCGCCTGCAATGGGCGGCATCCGGATACGTCCACGTGCTCATGGACACGCGCGGCCAGGGGTCGAACTGGGGCAGCGGCGGCGACACTCCGGATCCGCACGGGTCGGGATCGGCGTCGACCGGCTTCATGACGCGCGGGATCGAGGACCCGGAGACGTACTACTACCGCCGGGTGTTCACCGATGCGGTGCGGGCGATCGACACCGTCCGCGAGCTGCCGTTCGTGCGTGCCGACCGGGTCAGTGTGACCGGTGGCAGCCAGGGCGGCGGCATCTCGATCGCCGCGGCGGCTCTGCATCCGGACGTCTTCGCCGTGATGCCCGATGTCCCGTTCCTGTGCCATTTCCGCAGGTCCGTCGAGCGGACGCCCGAGCCGCCGTACGTCGAGATCGAGCGGTACCTCGCGGTGCATCGCGGCAGGATCCAGCAGGTCTTCGAGACGCTGTCGTACTTCGACGGCGTGAACTTCGCGCGCCGTATCCACCAGCCGGCCCTGTTCTCGGCGGCGCTGATGGACGGCATCGTGCTGCCGTCCAGCGTCTATGCCGCGTACAACCACCTCGCGTCGACGGATACGGAGATCGAGGCGTACCTGTTCAACGGCCACGAGGGCGGTCAGGCCGCGCAGTGGGTCCGGCAGGCTCGCTGGCTCGCAGAGCGCGTGTAA
- a CDS encoding ABC transporter substrate-binding protein has protein sequence MKLKRKAALGVVALLAVGSLAACSGDPAETDESQVDSFPTEWEEEITIDVFDGLANYMGIQEGWFGELVKEKFNMKLNIIAPNVAGGGDTLYNTRVSAGDLGDLIITDKGEKLDELIEGGLVFDASKYYPAMDELDRFEKAVDKLNEGKEGVYAFPTAVSGIQPTQPSEGLEPTFGAYLRWDLYSQLGYPEVGTLEDLLPVLKDMQDLQPTAPNGKKVYALSLFKDWDGNMMNNVKQPITYYGYDELGFALAKADGSDYQGLLDDDGQYHRVLEFYNEAYRMGLVDPESTTQNYDTLWSKFQNGQVLYSWWPWLGQSAYNTDENMKAGTGFMLVPIEDQTIFSYGAEAYGGKQVFSIGSQAEDPERIAAFIDWLYSTEGTYTNNSQTQGAAGPEGLTWEMGDDGQPKLTEFGQEVFLTGDATAPEEWGGGSYIDGTSALNVSAVLPNDIDENTGLQYNYQFWPHYQELTQNELKADWSSHMDDATSTMEYLKANDELLVAPGASYTAPADDSQTEALRNQVKALIVQYSWQATFAESQADFDKLWSELQETAKGLGYEDVLEVDLDRAKEQNDAREAVAKEFAE, from the coding sequence ATGAAGCTGAAGAGGAAAGCCGCGCTCGGAGTGGTCGCACTCCTTGCGGTCGGGTCCCTGGCCGCGTGCAGCGGTGACCCGGCCGAGACCGATGAGTCGCAGGTCGACTCCTTCCCGACGGAGTGGGAGGAGGAGATCACGATCGACGTGTTCGACGGTCTCGCCAACTACATGGGCATCCAGGAGGGGTGGTTCGGCGAGCTCGTCAAAGAGAAGTTCAACATGAAGCTGAACATCATCGCCCCCAACGTCGCCGGCGGCGGCGACACGCTCTACAACACCCGCGTGTCCGCCGGAGACCTGGGCGACCTGATCATCACGGACAAGGGTGAGAAGCTCGACGAGCTGATCGAGGGCGGACTCGTGTTCGACGCCTCGAAGTACTACCCGGCGATGGACGAGCTGGACCGGTTCGAGAAGGCGGTCGACAAGTTGAACGAGGGGAAGGAGGGCGTCTACGCCTTCCCGACCGCCGTCTCCGGCATCCAGCCGACCCAGCCCAGCGAAGGCCTGGAGCCCACCTTCGGCGCCTACCTGCGCTGGGACCTGTACTCCCAGCTCGGATACCCCGAAGTCGGCACGCTCGAAGACCTTCTCCCGGTGCTGAAGGACATGCAGGATCTGCAGCCCACCGCTCCCAACGGCAAGAAGGTCTACGCCCTCTCGCTGTTCAAGGACTGGGACGGCAACATGATGAACAACGTCAAGCAGCCGATCACCTACTACGGCTACGACGAGCTCGGCTTCGCGCTCGCCAAGGCCGACGGCTCCGACTACCAGGGCCTCCTCGACGACGACGGCCAGTACCACCGCGTGCTGGAGTTCTACAACGAGGCGTACCGCATGGGCCTGGTCGACCCCGAGTCGACGACGCAGAACTACGACACCCTGTGGTCGAAGTTCCAGAACGGCCAGGTGCTGTACTCGTGGTGGCCGTGGCTCGGACAGTCCGCGTACAACACCGACGAGAACATGAAGGCCGGCACCGGCTTCATGCTGGTCCCGATCGAGGATCAGACGATCTTCTCGTATGGCGCCGAGGCGTACGGCGGCAAGCAGGTCTTCTCGATCGGCTCGCAGGCGGAGGACCCCGAGCGCATCGCGGCGTTCATCGACTGGCTGTACTCGACCGAGGGCACCTACACGAACAACAGCCAGACGCAGGGTGCTGCGGGTCCTGAGGGCCTCACCTGGGAGATGGGCGACGACGGGCAGCCGAAGCTGACCGAGTTCGGCCAGGAGGTCTTCCTCACGGGCGACGCGACGGCACCCGAGGAGTGGGGCGGCGGCAGCTACATCGACGGCACCTCGGCCCTGAACGTCAGCGCCGTGCTCCCGAACGACATCGACGAGAACACCGGCCTGCAGTACAACTACCAGTTCTGGCCGCACTACCAGGAGCTCACGCAGAACGAGTTGAAGGCCGACTGGTCCTCGCACATGGACGACGCGACGAGCACCATGGAGTACCTGAAGGCGAACGACGAGCTGCTGGTCGCCCCCGGCGCGAGCTACACGGCCCCGGCGGACGACTCGCAGACCGAGGCGCTGCGCAACCAGGTCAAGGCGCTCATCGTGCAGTACTCCTGGCAGGCGACTTTCGCCGAGAGCCAGGCGGACTTCGACAAGCTGTGGTCCGAACTGCAGGAGACCGCGAAGGGCCTCGGCTACGAGGACGTTCTCGAGGTCGACCTCGACCGCGCCAAAGAGCAGAACGATGCTCGTGAAGCGGTGGCGAAGGAGTTCGCGGAGTAA
- a CDS encoding YesL family protein — protein sequence MKIDPESRTLQGMSSFLGFVALNLMYLATCLPVVTIPAATSALYEVTIRYSDDESGRPVKDYFPAFGRNFVRATLLGLCLAVPMVLLAASAVFWASHPSLLAGAATIIATVAAIYLFAAFLFAMALTAAFTTPFRQALRNALLLPAAEPVRTLGILLVPIALVCITIVFPMSGVILVTIGFSVGAYTTAFLFRSVFARRG from the coding sequence ATGAAGATCGACCCGGAGAGCCGGACGCTCCAGGGGATGTCCTCGTTCCTCGGATTCGTCGCCCTGAACCTGATGTACCTGGCCACGTGCCTCCCCGTCGTGACGATCCCGGCGGCGACGAGCGCGCTGTACGAGGTGACGATCCGCTACTCCGACGACGAGAGCGGGCGTCCGGTGAAGGACTACTTCCCCGCGTTCGGGCGCAACTTCGTCCGCGCCACGCTGCTCGGTCTGTGCCTGGCCGTGCCGATGGTGCTGCTGGCGGCGAGCGCCGTGTTCTGGGCGTCGCATCCGAGCCTGCTGGCCGGGGCTGCGACGATCATCGCGACGGTGGCCGCCATCTACCTGTTCGCCGCGTTCCTGTTCGCGATGGCGCTCACGGCCGCGTTCACCACGCCGTTCCGCCAGGCGCTCAGGAACGCGCTGCTGCTGCCCGCCGCCGAACCGGTGCGCACGCTCGGCATACTGCTCGTCCCGATCGCGCTGGTGTGCATCACGATCGTGTTCCCGATGTCCGGCGTGATCCTGGTCACTATCGGCTTCTCGGTCGGCGCGTACACGACGGCGTTCCTGTTCCGCAGCGTCTTCGCCCGCCGCGGCTGA